A region of Streptomyces paludis DNA encodes the following proteins:
- a CDS encoding sensor histidine kinase — protein sequence MRELLDAVMNLGHGLELPEVLRRMVKAAVTLTDARYGALGVVGDGQTLAQFISVGISDSVAAEIGPTPCGRGLLGELMRHPVPLRLTDLTTHPSRYGFPAHHPAMHTFLGVPVRVRDEVFGNLYLTEKRGGGDFDADDEAVLTTLSIAAGVAIENARLYEESRRRERRLEALGEITRSLLSGTDAGEVLHLIAERAMEVAGADCAAVLLPKPGTADPEGPPDEGAGPADLLTVEVARGQGADRVRGVSVPAAGSLAGLAARTGTPVASADVRSDPRAHPLGDGVEGSLGPVVAVPLQIDTGALGALRLGRLAGSPPFDETEIELVSGFADQAAIALELARRRAESEELAVLHDRDRIARDLHDVAIQRLFATGMTLQSTTRSIADRPAAAERVSRAVDDLDTTIRIIRSTIFDLRTADRPGRSGLRRRMAETAQTAARALGFRPALRIEGPVDTNIPDELAEQVLAVAAEALSNAARHARARRIEVALTVADDDTVTLTVTDDGVGMRGPAGDGSAGAGSGTGGEPPHTGGLANMRTRARLNGGALTLETPEDGGTRVRWRVPLPPG from the coding sequence ATGCGCGAGCTGCTGGACGCCGTGATGAACCTCGGCCACGGGCTCGAACTGCCCGAAGTGCTACGGCGCATGGTCAAAGCGGCGGTCACCCTCACCGACGCGCGGTACGGGGCGCTCGGCGTCGTCGGTGACGGCCAGACGCTCGCGCAGTTCATCTCCGTGGGCATCAGCGACTCCGTCGCGGCGGAGATCGGCCCGACCCCCTGCGGCCGGGGGCTCCTCGGCGAGCTGATGCGCCACCCGGTGCCGCTGCGCCTCACCGACCTCACCACCCACCCCAGCCGCTACGGCTTCCCCGCGCACCACCCCGCGATGCACACCTTCCTGGGGGTGCCCGTCCGGGTGCGCGACGAGGTCTTCGGCAACCTCTACCTCACCGAGAAGCGCGGCGGCGGCGACTTCGACGCGGACGACGAGGCCGTACTGACCACCCTGTCCATCGCCGCCGGGGTCGCCATCGAGAACGCCCGGCTGTACGAGGAGAGCCGCCGCCGGGAGCGGCGCCTCGAAGCGCTGGGCGAGATCACGCGCTCGCTGCTGTCCGGTACGGACGCGGGCGAGGTGCTGCATCTGATCGCGGAACGCGCGATGGAGGTGGCGGGCGCCGACTGCGCCGCCGTCCTCCTGCCGAAACCCGGCACCGCGGACCCGGAGGGCCCGCCGGACGAGGGCGCCGGACCCGCGGACCTGCTGACGGTCGAGGTGGCGCGCGGCCAGGGGGCCGACCGGGTCCGGGGTGTCTCCGTACCGGCCGCCGGCTCGCTCGCCGGGCTGGCCGCCCGTACCGGAACCCCCGTGGCCAGCGCCGACGTACGGTCCGATCCGCGGGCCCATCCGCTCGGTGACGGTGTGGAAGGCAGCCTGGGGCCGGTGGTGGCCGTACCGCTCCAGATCGACACGGGTGCGCTCGGCGCGCTGCGGCTGGGGCGGCTGGCCGGGAGCCCGCCGTTCGACGAAACGGAGATCGAGCTGGTCTCCGGCTTCGCCGACCAGGCCGCGATCGCCCTCGAACTCGCCCGGCGGCGCGCCGAGTCGGAGGAGCTGGCGGTCCTGCACGACCGGGACCGGATCGCCCGGGACCTGCACGATGTCGCGATCCAGCGGCTCTTCGCGACCGGGATGACCCTCCAGAGCACCACCCGTTCCATCGCGGACCGGCCGGCCGCGGCGGAACGGGTCAGCCGGGCCGTGGACGATCTGGACACCACCATCCGCATCATCCGGTCCACGATCTTCGACCTGCGGACGGCGGACCGGCCCGGCCGGTCCGGGCTGCGCCGCCGGATGGCGGAGACCGCGCAGACGGCCGCCCGCGCGCTGGGCTTCCGGCCGGCGCTGCGGATCGAGGGGCCGGTGGACACCAATATCCCGGACGAGCTGGCCGAACAGGTGCTGGCGGTCGCCGCCGAGGCGCTCTCCAACGCGGCCAGACACGCGCGGGCCCGCCGGATCGAGGTCGCGCTGACGGTCGCCGACGACGACACGGTGACGCTGACGGTCACGGACGACGGGGTGGGGATGCGCGGCCCGGCCGGGGACGGCTCGGCCGGGGCCGGCTCGGGTACGGGCGGTGAGCCGCCGCACACCGGCGGGCTGGCGAACATGCGCACCCGGGCCCGGCTCAACGGCGGCGCCCTCACCCTGGAGACCCCCGAGGACGGCGGTACGCGGGTGCGGTGGCGGGTGCCGTTGCCACCGGGGTGA
- a CDS encoding response regulator — MPPVVAPATTSTSAATPAPATVRVFILDDHEVVRRGVRDLLEAEDGIEVVGEAADAREALARVPAARPDVAVLDVRLGDDRGGDHAGIEVCRELRAAMPELACLMLTSFDDDEALFDAIMAGAAGYVLKQINGADLVAAVHTVAAGTSMLDPRTTSRVMARLRGPQAGPRTGPHSGGRGGPVAARKPAPSELDALAPRERQILDLIGEGLTNREIADRLSLAEKTVKNRISSILAKLGVGRRVQAAVIAGRVRAREAAPGHAPGHSGPSGPSGYGPDRPRP; from the coding sequence GTGCCCCCCGTCGTCGCGCCCGCGACAACCTCCACAAGCGCCGCCACACCCGCCCCCGCGACCGTGCGTGTCTTCATTCTCGACGACCACGAGGTCGTCCGCCGCGGGGTGCGCGATCTGCTGGAGGCCGAGGACGGTATCGAGGTCGTCGGCGAGGCGGCCGACGCGCGCGAGGCGCTGGCCCGGGTGCCCGCCGCCCGGCCCGATGTGGCGGTGCTGGACGTACGGCTGGGCGACGACCGGGGCGGCGACCACGCCGGCATCGAGGTCTGCCGCGAACTGCGCGCCGCCATGCCGGAGCTGGCCTGTCTGATGCTGACGTCGTTCGACGACGACGAGGCGCTCTTCGACGCCATCATGGCGGGCGCGGCCGGCTATGTGCTGAAGCAGATCAACGGCGCCGACCTGGTGGCCGCCGTACACACCGTCGCGGCCGGCACCTCCATGCTCGACCCGCGTACGACCTCACGGGTCATGGCCCGGCTGCGCGGCCCCCAAGCCGGCCCGCGGACCGGCCCGCACAGCGGCGGGCGCGGCGGCCCGGTCGCCGCGCGGAAACCGGCGCCCTCCGAGCTGGACGCGCTCGCGCCGAGGGAGCGTCAGATCCTGGACCTGATCGGTGAGGGCCTGACCAACCGCGAGATAGCCGACCGGCTGTCCCTGGCGGAGAAGACCGTCAAGAACCGCATCTCCTCGATCCTGGCCAAACTCGGCGTGGGCCGCCGGGTGCAGGCCGCGGTGATAGCCGGGCGGGTACGGGCCCGGGAGGCAGCCCCCGGTCATGCCCCCGGTCACAGCGGTCCCAGTGGCCCCAGCGGTTACGGCCCGGACCGCCCCCGCCCGTAA
- a CDS encoding PadR family transcriptional regulator — translation MTENPADWQTGWLRGVLELALAAVLTDGAGHGYALARRLDERGFGKVRGAALYPVLGRMERDGTVTATWEPGEGGPGRKVYGLTAAGRERFAEQRSQWDRFSVLMTGLLDAAPAAPDAPRET, via the coding sequence ATGACGGAGAATCCGGCGGACTGGCAGACCGGCTGGCTGCGTGGCGTGCTCGAACTCGCCCTGGCCGCGGTCCTCACCGACGGCGCCGGGCACGGGTACGCGCTGGCGCGCCGGCTCGACGAGCGGGGTTTCGGCAAGGTCCGGGGGGCCGCGCTCTATCCCGTACTGGGCCGGATGGAGCGGGACGGGACGGTGACCGCGACCTGGGAGCCCGGCGAGGGCGGACCGGGACGCAAGGTCTACGGCCTCACTGCCGCGGGCCGGGAGCGGTTCGCGGAGCAGCGGTCGCAGTGGGACCGCTTCTCGGTGCTGATGACCGGCCTGCTGGACGCCGCTCCCGCCGCACCCGACGCACCGCGCGAGACGTGA